The following proteins are encoded in a genomic region of Flammeovirga pectinis:
- a CDS encoding acyl-CoA-binding protein, which translates to MASEAFKDAQERVNQLPAKPSNDHLLQLYALFKQASVGDVTTERPGGFDFKGNAKWDAWKKIEGTSASDAEAQYVSLVNELEG; encoded by the coding sequence ATGGCTTCAGAAGCATTTAAAGACGCACAAGAACGAGTAAATCAATTACCAGCAAAACCATCAAATGATCACCTTTTACAATTGTATGCTTTATTCAAGCAGGCATCAGTAGGGGATGTGACTACAGAGCGTCCAGGAGGTTTCGACTTCAAAGGAAATGCAAAATGGGATGCATGGAAAAAAATAGAAGGTACTTCAGCTTCCGACGCAGAAGCACAGTATGTATCTTTAGTAAACGAATTAGAAGGATAA